Proteins from a genomic interval of Debaryomyces hansenii CBS767 chromosome E complete sequence:
- a CDS encoding DEHA2E22110p (similar to uniprot|P38636 Saccharomyces cerevisiae YNL259C ATX1 Cytosolic copper metallochaperone that transports copper to the secretory vesicle copper transporter Ccc2p for eventual insertion into Fet3p which is a multicopper oxidase required for high-affinity iron uptake), with protein MSHQYHFDVAMSCSGCSNAISRVLNKLDGDNKIDVSLEKQTVDITTDKDYDTIYNTIAKTGKKINDGKVIQ; from the coding sequence aTGTCTCATCAATACCATTTCGACGTTGCTATGTCATGCTCAGGGTGTTCCAATGCTATAAGCAGAGTGTTAAATAAATTGGATGGTGATAATAAGATTGATGTTTCTTTAGAAAAGCAGACGGTCGATATAACCACAGATAAAGACTACGATACCATTTACAACACCATTGCAAAAACAGGcaagaaaattaatgatggTAAGGTTATACAATAG
- a CDS encoding DEHA2E22132p (weakly similar to uniprot|P53847 Saccharomyces cerevisiae YNL258C DSL1 Endoplasmic reticulum (ER)-localized peripheral membrane protein required for Golgi-to-ER retrograde traffic), protein MSITDLVLGYESDLRAIDNEFESVKYTAAIDIINDENLKLPVETTDKDDLNKLNISQLNDKLNVSDDALIQLNSLWIIKGLIQEITISLNPVDETNYRCDKYELQSVVNNLTKLKRKLSQFDESLIILDSLNKLYQDLVANMGKQLESHFYIYFPSNDSFVSKVFTNDIDMSYDEFIQIFNSFEIVDPSFTIKSLHRKLQLQWDKILDQLVNHDKIIELEHQNNTFVLKVLNKKAGFREFCESITEFMSFINQFNIQPFKNFYSSKISNNLTNKISENINNFINPMNDNLIQSLFSVIKLSKESHWGLSAERSLTSGADINNKLNDLYLDWVVDKYVNKLRDVYNSDFNQLVEELHEECSALEENQMTKKERNQDKNNTTADENKDEWNEWDNDGWDDEEIPDIDSKSDHQTQPEGDWNNDGWDDDGWEDAEMNLNKNKGNKEMHKVSQMPSKLREILSEYQTETGNNDIQPLISTIESFSIISYPPLNESFLLHNDLQTLNNFFKNEQLTKFLDINLKQSIQSFSNEVALILFSINLKHDDFISDSTNFDNFKLDNENESKLKLIDNWFNRMNKSNLKSTNRQNYKRIIMDVINIVLNWMINSIISMEEITEYQSTKLTNIIKSIQHIINTNLVLVDESNTSVAAYNKLNNVLFLINNHLKDIMEMFYQGEFFDLTTDELISIIESVFIKSDLRDNYIDEILDIRNVES, encoded by the coding sequence ATGTCGATAACAGACCTAGTATTAGGATATGAATCAGATCTTCGAGCAATCGATAATGAGTTTGAATCGGTGAAGTATACTGCAGCTATTGACAtaataaatgatgaaaacttgaaattaCCGGTGGAGACAACTGACAAGGATGatcttaataaattaaacaTATCTCAATTAAATGATAAACTTAATGTAAGTGATGATGctttaattcaattgaatagtCTATGGATTATTAAAGGATTAATTCAAGAGATTACAATATCCTTGAATCCTGTCGACGAAACAAACTACAGGTGtgataaatatgaattacAGTCTGTAGTTAACAATTTGACAAAATTGAAACGAAAGCTATCCCAATTCGATGAATCTTTAATTATTCTTGATAgcttgaataaattatacCAGGATTTAGTTGCTAATATGGGAAAACAATTAGAATCTCATTTCTACATCTATTTTCCTAGCAATGATTCCTTCGTTAGCAAAGTATTCACTAATGATATTGACATGTCTTACGatgaatttattcaaatatttaatctgtttgaaattgttgacCCGTCGTTTACCATTAAATCTTTGCATCGTAAACTACAATTGCAGTGGGACAAAATATTGGATCAATTAGTTAATCATGACAAAATAATAGAGTTAGAGCATCAAAATAACACATTTGTTTTAAAAGTCTTGAATAAGAAGGCTGGATTTAGAGAGTTTTGTGAATCGATAACTGAGTTTATGAGCTTcataaatcaattcaatattcaaccattcaagaatttctATCTGTCgaagatttcaaataaCTTGACTAATAAGATATCagagaatataaataattttatcaatccTATGAATGATAATTTAATCCAAAGCTTATTTAGTGTGATTAAGTTGTCTAAGGAGTCACATTGGGGTTTGTCAGCCGAAAGATCTTTAACATCAGGAGctgatataaataataaattaaacgACTTATATCTTGATTGGGTTGTTGATAAATACGTTAATAAGCTCAGGGATGTTTATAATAGTGACTTCAATCAGTTAGTAGAAGAATTGCATGAGGAATGTTCCGCATTGGAAGAAAATCAGATGACCAAGAAAGAACGTAACCAAGACAAGAACAACACTACTGCCGACGAAAATAAGGATGAATGGAATGAATGGGATAACGATGGATGGGATGATGAGGAAATACCGGATATTGATTCTAAATCAGATCATCAAACGCAACCAGAAGGTGATTGGAATAACGACGGTTGGGATGACGATGGATGGGAGGATGCagaaatgaatttaaataaaaataaggGTAATAAGGAAATGCATAAGGTCTCACAAATGCCATCAAAATTAAGGGAAATATTACTGGAATATCAAACAGAAACtggaaataatgatatcCAACCGCTTATCTCCACtattgaatcattttctattatatcATATCCACCATTGAATGAATCATTCTTATTGCATAATGACTTACAAACATTGAATAACTTTTTTAAGAATGAACAGCTAACGAAGTTTTTGGATATCAATCTCAAGCAAAGCATCCAATCCTTCTCCAATGAAGTTGCATTGATTctcttttcaattaatttgaagcatgatgattttatttcGGATTCTACCaactttgataattttaaacTAGACAATGAAAACGAGAGTAAATTGAAACTAATCGATAATTGGTTTAACAGAATGAATAAGTCTAACTTGAAATCAACTAATAGACAGAACtacaaaagaattattatggACGTTATCAATATAGTTTTAAATTGGATGATTAATTCCATCATATCAATGGAAGAAATAACAGAATACCAATCAACTAAATTGACTAATATAATCAAGAGTATACAACACATCATCAATACAAACTTAGTGTTGGTAGACGAATCCAATACATCAGTGGCCGCTTACAACAAGCTCAACAATGtcttatttttgattaataatCACTTGAAGGACATAATGGAGATGTTTTACCAAGGAGAATTCTTTGATCTCACCACAGATGAGTTAATATCCATTATTGAAAGTGTCTTTATCAAAAGCGACCTTAGAGATAACTACATTGACGAAATTCTCGATATAAGAAATGTTGAATCCTAA
- a CDS encoding DEHA2E22154p (no similarity): protein MVENTTTSTVKSDKKEIIDNILKLAHQEQKRGNKSITQEKLNNLSNFVSTYQSKQEDQSKGNYDKYKKEYPAPIVKPPYSPLFSKFSVKSPKAVIKTNPNRKLPFQYTFKNIEKVLIEILETLANILDNLHLFSRFPMFPARLVDLLKQTNKLWVVILIFLIRKSISQLLNVIRKERKVNIELSILNSNKNSKLLINKDDNNGDNNIFRRYEKVLKDLQFDKMMLVLELIGNFLDMGFNLIELYGIPVPEWFMSLLNAASMGMTIYRMNKDDEYIDDDITEDLI from the coding sequence ATGGTTGAAAACACTACTACATCAACAGTTAAATCTGATAAGAAGGAAATAATAGATAACATTCTCAAGTTAGCTCATCAAGAACAAAAAAGAGGTAATAAATCCATTACACAGGAGAAATTAAACAATCTATCAAATTTCGTTTCTACGTACCAACTGAAACAAGAGGATCAAAGTAAAGGAAATTACGACAAATACAAGAAAGAATACCCAGCACCAATTGTGAAGCCACCATACTCGCCATTATTTAGTAAGTTTAGTGTGAAATCCCCAAAAGCAGTCATAAAAACGAATCCCAACCGTAAATTACCTTTTCAGTATACTTTTAaaaacattgaaaaagtATTAATCGAAATCCTTGAAACTCTAGCTAATATCCTTGATAATTTACATTTGTTCTCGAGGTTTCCGATGTTTCCTGCTAGGCTAGTTGATTTACTAAAACAAACAAACAAGTTATGGGTAgtgatattaattttcttaattAGAAAATCTATATCACAGTTATTAAATGTCattagaaaagaaagaaaggtAAATATCGAGTTATCAATCTTGAATCTGAATAAGAATTCTAAGttgttaataaataaagatgataaCAATGGTGATAACAATATATTTAGGAGATACGAAAAAGTGTTAAAAGACTTACAATTTGATAAGATGATGTTAGTGTTGGAATTAATTGGTAATTTCTTAGATATGGGTTTTAATCTAATCGAATTATATGGCATACCTGTGCCTGAATGGTTTATGAGTTTATTGAATGCAGCAAGCATGGGTATGACGATATACAGAATGAATAAAGACGATGaatatattgatgatgatataactgaagatttaatataa
- a CDS encoding DEHA2E22176p (weakly similar to CA0383|IPF16028 Candida albicans IPF16028 unknown function), whose product MDKEATYFKKQLDELDNDISILSSQKDFQSHMNKINETVENPILINDEINFQKENFSKLKFQYLEQETKEKFLRSLFDNPPISIQQEDINKLQEENVHSKQALKALKESMNNKMNDIHEISRETVELNEEYQHKYNETNKMLDEVLRMEEKINSIIDNQQDETKEIIKSLIDLSSGMKEKDLTKIMISASNKSLQDYTTAPQSSNELHLKNQLNENQQQHLQKLQEKLTALKFNLSNAEDNKEPNDNQFYAQWVKEMNEILIGLNDLSYIKFEFVDNTDLKLIVNNHNVVLNKSFDILNTNELSQFQYLIKNINSNENKMKNFLLLVNGLLEMP is encoded by the coding sequence ATGGATAAAGAAGCAACTTATTTTAAGAAACAGCTTGATGAACTAGATAATGACATATCTATTCTTTCATCACAGAAAGATTTTCAATCACATATGaacaaaatcaatgaaaCGGTTGAAAATCCTATTTTAATCAACGATGAGATAAACTTTCAAAAAGAGAACTTCTCGAAGTTGAAGTTCCAGTATCTCGAACAAGAGACCAAGGAGAAGTTTCTAagatcattatttgataatccGCCTATATCCATTCAACAGGAAGATATTAACAAGTTgcaagaagaaaatgttCATTCGAAACAAGCACTCAAGGCATTGAAAGAATCAATGAATAACAAGATGAATGATATACATGAAATTTCTAGAGAAACTGtagaattgaatgaagagTATCAGCATAAGTATAATGAAACCAATAAGATGCTAGATGAAGTTCTAAGGATGGaggaaaaaataaattcaattattgataacCAACAGGATGAAaccaaagaaattattaaaagttTGATTGATCTTTCGTCGGGcatgaaagagaaagatcttacaaagataatgataagtGCCAGTAATAAATCGTTACAAGATTATACTACAGCTCCTCAATCTAGTAATGAATTGCATTTGAAAAACCAATTAAACGAAAACCAACAGCAGCATCTTCAGAAGTTGCAGGAAAAATTAACGGCATTGAAATTCAACTTGCTGAATGCTGAAGATAATAAGGAACCAAATGACAATCAGTTTTACGCTCAGTGGGTCAAGgaaatgaatgaaataCTAATTGGTCTAAATGACCTATCTTATATAAAGTTcgaatttgttgataacaCTGATCTCAAGCTAATTGTCAATAATCATAATGTTGTCTTGAATAAAAgctttgatattttgaatacaaatgaattaagccagtttcaatatctcataaagaatattaattccaatgaaaataaaatgaagaattttttgttattgGTGAATGGTTTATTAGAAATGCCTTGA
- a CDS encoding DEHA2E22198p (weakly similar to uniprot|P36151 Saccharomyces cerevisiae YKR070W Hypothetical ORF): protein MSSSPKASDAAASAAKSDKPEFQSYLNNDGIDELTPAERKHRVSSLSLTDLNNWQNGLTKLSSSTSLNKSSSQNLKKVDSLAKMSRNSSIIKRKKKSVVDHVRVASYAFCFDIDGVILRGPDTIPEAVEAMRLLNGHNKYNITVPSIFVTNGGGKPEHVRSEDLSKKLNCTITPEQIIQGHTPMKDLVGVYENVLVVGGLGNVCRNVAQSYGFKNVYTPFDVLKWNPAVSPYHDLTEEELKCCREVDFSKVKIDAIMVFADSRNWAADQQIILELLLSKDGVMGTQSKTFDEGPQIYFAHSDFIWATNYKLSRYGMGALQVSIAALYKEHTGKELKVNRFGKPQKGTFKFANKVLSNWRQGVLDEHLKKLSINDPNADEADILINDEGEEIINQSKLESFEGLDESDEEDPYKEPLAVVGKQDKITLELPPASTVYFVGDTPESDIRFANSHDVSWFSILVKTGVYQEGTVPKYKPKHLCENVLEAVQFAIEREHAMELEEWNETADVEDDKGSRVNFADLMMTPSEKEEKSKANTVDDHEAVEVPVVLNEQIEKIKDVQV, encoded by the coding sequence ATGTCATCCTCACCAAAAGCATCGGATGCTGCCGCTTCTGCAGCCAAATCAGACAAGCCGGAATTCCAGTCTTATTTGAACAATGACGGGATTGACGAATTAACACCTGCAGAAAGAAAGCACAGGGTATCGTCTTTATCGTTAACTGATTTGAACAATTGGCAAAATGGTTTGACGAAGTTATCATCATCGACTTCTTTGaacaaatcatcatctCAGAACTTAAAGAAGGTGGATTCTTTGGCAAAGATGTCAAGAAATTCTTCGATCAtcaagagaaagaagaagagtGTTGTTGATCACGTCAGAGTTGCATCTTACGCTTTTTGTTTCGATATTGATGGTGTGATATTGAGGGGTCCAGATACGATTCCAGAGGCTGTGGAAGCCATGAGGTTGTTGAACGGCCACAACAAATACAATATCACCGTGCCTTCGATTTTCGTGACGAATGGTGGAGGTAAACCAGAACACGTCAGATCGGAAGACTTATCCAAAAAGTTGAACTGTACCATAACTCCAGAACAGATCATTCAGGGGCACACTCCTATGAAGGATTTAGTTGGTGTATATGAAAACGTGTTAGTTGTTGGTGGTTTAGGCAATGTTTGCCGTAACGTGGCTCAATCTTACGGATTCAAAAATGTTTATACCCCATTCGATGTGTTGAAGTGGAACCCAGCTGTTTCACCATACCATGATTTGACCGAAGAGGAATTGAAATGCTGTAGAGAAGTTGACTTCTCTAAGGTTAAGATCGATGCCATCATGGTGTTCGCTGACTCGAGAAATTGGGCTGCAGATCAACAGATCATTTTAGAATTGTTGTTGTCTAAAGATGGTGTAATGGGAACTCAATCTAAAACTTTTGATGAGGGTCCTCAAATCTACTTTGCCCACTCTGATTTCATCTGGGCTACTAATTACAAATTGTCTAGATATGGTATGGGTGCTTTACAAGTTTCGATAGCTGCTTTATACAAGGAACATACTGgtaaagaattaaaagTCAACAGATTTGGTAAACCACAAAAGGGTACCTTCAAGTTTGCTAACAAAGTGTTGAGTAACTGGAGACAAGGTGTTTTGGATGagcatttgaagaaattatcaatcaatGATCCTAATGCGGATGAGGCTGATATCTTGATCAATgatgaaggtgaagaaattatcaatcaatCAAAATTAGAATCGTTCGAAGGTCTTGATGAATCTGATGAGGAAGACCCTTACAAGGAACCTTTGGCTGTTGTTGGTAAACAAGATAAAATCACTTTAGAGTTACCACCAGCATCAACGGTCTATTTTGTTGGTGATACTCCAGAATCAGATATCAGATTTGCAAATTCACACGATGTGTCGTGGTTCTCAATTTTGGTTAAGACCGGTGTTTACCAGGAAGGTACCGTTCCAAAGTACAAGCCAAAACATTTGTGTGAAAATGTGCTTGAAGCCGTTCAATTTGCTATCGAGAGAGAACATGCAATGGAATTGGAAGAATGGAATGAAACCGCTGATGTTGAAGACGACAAGGGCTCTAGAGTCAACTTTGCCGATTTGATGATGACTCCTAGtgaaaaggaagaaaagtCTAAGGCAAATACTGTTGACGACCATGAAGCTGTTGAAGTTCCAGTGGTATTAAATGAGCAAATCGAAAAGATCAAGGATGTTCAAGTCTAG
- a CDS encoding DEHA2E22220p (weakly similar to uniprot|Q03497 Saccharomyces cerevisiae YHL007C STE20 Signal transducing kinase of the PAK (p21-activated kinase) family involved in pheromone response and pseudohyphal/invasive growth pathways activated by Cdc42p), whose product MYKAKDTEYKLGSPIHEKIPSFEIGSDRRLDIDDNEGEEVSARDEHDDDEDYEYKRIIEEEFENDREFKDEHGFEIGVVDNDENNDQDCEADTSKSIGSLPRMPGTYDFSGLKSDDNQYNELTETLNQDDGNQSNDIAVGKLGDEASHTYKSTLDPGKPLQNPPPSNLNIDSILKSQLENNKSEGSIGQRIDSISRKTTNSSGGPNIMKDNTLDRIPTHDYENIDDNNVFNRAGDPKIRGGLNASNDASINDNIADISQSTIQTSTDAGESINKGNGDITKGLSNVDVNDTSVNKSKQRNISSGSVIRNPPSASQANQSNQSYHQTRAITPVMNQMNKFQGSNSEASSPREHLGMGINNSAPSTGANSNTSSPMNGSYPNSIAKSRRSGNRVKGVFSNMFSKNKTSTSVTSSPETHAINMKISTPFNAKHVAHVGVDDNGSYTGLPIEWERLLSASGISKKEQQQHPQAVMDIVAFYQDTNDDNPDENAFKKFHYDNDSSHSSIYNATPPSTPGIPSTYNATPLQSEKQLQRQQSQKSQSSHPVQVQSTPKTPNNNYENQFIPSRPAPKPPSSSIPSTKTIKPPPVPPSPSTNTNISPASKKNSFMGRSFSSKSIKALRNSNRKISEPPKAPQSKISDSNTEMGIPKSKSHSNSLSTQSEVEPTKGSTTAPVSSTAKFNSTTINNINGHNIIEEEKNNNTLLSNPKQREQKPDSTIEKRDTPPSPSQSRVSEEESTKKETSEKYNNKENDIPKKSSQQPVRDAKQAALLAQKKREDKKRKNQQIISKLQQICSEGDPNELYKDLMKIGQGASGGVYIAHDVNHRSQTVAIKQMNLEQQPKKELIINEILVMKGSKHENIVNFIDSYLLRGDLWVVMEYMEGGSLTEIVTHSVMTEGQIGAVCRETLKGLRFLHSKGVIHRDIKSDNILLNIDGNIKMTDFGFCAQINEINLKRTTMVGTPYWMAPEVVSRKEYGPKVDVWSLGIMIIEMIEGEPPYLNETPLRALYLIATNGTPKLKEPEALSYDIRKFLSWCLQVDFNKRGNADQLLNDKFILEADDVESLSPLVKIAAMKKATELDE is encoded by the coding sequence TGATCAAGACTGCGAAGCAGATACTAGCAAATCAATTGGGTCATTACCTCGCATGCCAGGCACTTACGATTTTTCAGGTTTGAAGAGTGACGATAATCAATATAATGAGTTAACGGAGACTTTGAATCAAGACGATGGTAATCAACTGAATGATATCGCAGTGGGAAAGTTGGGTGATGAAGCCTCTCACACGTATAAATCAACATTAGACCCAGGAAAGCCACTACAAAACCCTCCGCCATccaatttgaatattgattCGATATTGAAATCCCAATTGGAAAACAATAAGAGCGAAGGAAGCATTGGCCAAAGAATAGACAGCATATCGCGAAAAACTACCAATTCCTCGGGTGGTCCAAACATCATGAAAGATAATACTTTGGATAGAATTCCAACACATGACTATGAAAACATCGATGACAACAACGTATTTAATAGAGCTGGTGATCCAAAAATACGTGGTGGACTAAATGCATCGAACGATGCATCAATAAACGATAACATTGCTGATATTAGTCAATCAACTATTCAGACGTCTACTGATGCTGGAGAGAGTATAAATAAAGGAAATGGTGATATAACTAAGGGGTTGTCTAATGTCGACGTTAATGATACACTGGTAAATAAATCgaaacaaagaaatatctcGTCTGGTTCTGTAATTCGAAATCCTCCATCGGCGTCCCAAGCAAATCAATCTAATCAGTCATACCATCAGACACGAGCTATAACTCCTGTtatgaatcaaatgaatAAGTTTCAAGGTTCAAATTCAGAGGCGTCTTCACCAAGAGAGCATCTTGGCATGGgtattaataatagtgCACCCTCAACGGGGGCCAATTCAAATACGTCTTCCCCTATGAATGGAAGTTATCCAAACTCGATAGCTAAAAGTAGAAGGAGTGGTAATAGAGTCAAGGGagtattttcaaatatgttCAGTAAGAACAAGACTAGTACCAGCGTGACTTCTTCGCCAGAAACTCATGCGATAAATATGAAGATTAGTACTCCGTTCAATGCTAAACACGTGGCACATGTTGGAgttgatgataatggaTCATATACTGGATTACCTATTGAATGGGAACGATTGTTATCAGCCAGTGGAATTTCTAAGAAGGAACAGCAACAGCACCCTCAAGCAGTCATGGATATAGTCGCATTTTATCAAGATacaaatgatgataatcCAGATGAGAATGCATTCAAAAAGTTTCACTACGATAATGATTCATCTCATTCATCGATTTATAATGCAACTCCCCCTTCAACCCCAGGTATCCCATCCACTTATAATGCTACTCCTCTCCAGTCTGAGAAACAGCTTCAAAGGCAGCAATCACAAAAGTCACAATCGTCACATCCAGTACAGGTACAATCAACACCTAAGACcccaaataataattacgaaaatcaatttattccTAGTAGACCAGCTCCAAAACCACCTTCTTCCAGCATACCTTCAACGAAGACAATCAAACCACCACCAGTGCCTCCGTCACCCAGTACAAATACCAATATTTCCCCTGCCCTGAAAAAGAATTCATTCATGGGTAGATCCTTTTCctcaaaatcaattaaagcATTGAGAAATAGTAATAGAAAGATCTCGGAGCCTCCTAAAGCGCCACAATCGAAGATATCCGATAGCAATACCGAAATGGGCATTCCAAAATCTAAGTCTCACAGTAATTCGCTCTCGACTCAGAGTGAAGTTGAACCAACTAAAGGTTCAACCACGGCTCCTGTTTCTTCTACtgcaaaattcaattccactactatcaataatattaatggTCATAATATAATcgaagaagagaaaaataataacacATTATTGAGTAACCCGAAACAAAGAGAACAAAAGCCTGATTCTACTATAGAAAAAAGAGACACGCCTCCGTCTCCATCTCAGTCTCGCGTAAGTGAAGAAGAGTCAACAAAGAAGGAGACTtcagaaaaatataataataaagaaaacgATATACCAAAGAAAAGTTCTCAACAGCCTGTCAGAGATGCTAAACAAGCGGCATTGTTGGCTCAAAAGAAGAGAGAAGATAAGAAGCGTAAGAACCAACAGATTATTTCTAAGTTGCAACAGATTTGTAGTGAAGGTGATCCTAATGAACTTTACAAGgatttaatgaagattgGACAAGGTGCATCTGGTGGTGTTTACATAGCCCACGATGTAAATCATAGATCGCAGACAGTTGCCATTAAACAAATGAACTTAGAACAACAGCCtaagaaagaattaattatcaatgaaatattgGTGATGAAAGGTAGTAAGCATGAGAACATTGTTAACTTCATAGACTCATATTTGTTAAGAGGAGATTTGTGGGTTGTCATGGAATATATGGAAGGTGGCTCATTGACAGAAATTGTTACCCACAGTGTTATGACTGAAGGACAAATTGGTGCAGTCTGTAGAGAAACATTGAAAGGGTTAAGATTCTTACATTCAAAGGGTGTTATTCATAGAGATATCAAATCCGATAATATTTTGCTAAACATCGATGGTAACATAAAAATGACCGATTTTGGCTTCTGTGCacaaattaatgaaatcaatttaaAGAGAACTACGATGGTAGGAACCCCATACTGGATGGCTCCTGAAGTTGTCTCGAGAAAAGAATATGGTCCAAAAGTTGATGTGTGGTCTCTAGGGATCATGATTATTGAAATGATCGAAGGTGAACCTCCGTACTTAAATGAGACCCCGTTGAGAGCCCTTTACTTGATTGCAACTAATGGTACGCCTAAGCTCAAAGAACCAGAAGCCTTGAGTTACGATATCAGAAAATTCTTAAGTTGGTGTTTACAGGTGGACTTCAATAAGCGAGGAAACGCCGACCAGCTTTTGAACGACAAGTTCATCCTTGAAGCCGATGACGTAGAATCATTGTCGCCGCTCGTCAAGATCGCTGCCATGAAAAAGGCTACTGAACTTGACGAGTGA